Genomic segment of Pararhodobacter zhoushanensis:
GCTCGAACCGGCAGCCGAAATTCATCATCCCCACCCTGCGCGACGCGCTGAAGAATGGCGGCGCGTACAGCGGTCTGGCGCTGGAATGCGCGCTCTGGGCGCGCTACTGTGCCGGGGTGACGGATACAGGTGTCCCCATCGACCCCAATGACCCCAACTGGGACCGTCTGGTGCCTGTGGCGCAGCAGGCGCGCCGTCGCCCGCAGGCATGGCTGGAACAGGACGCGATCTATGGCGATCTGGCCGGACACGCGGGCTTTGCCGCGCAGTTTGCGCATTGGCTGCATATGCTCTGGCAGGATGGCACCGCGAAAACCCTGATCCGCTACGTCGAGACCGGCTGAGATGCCCCCGGGGCTGGTGATCTTTGATTGCGACGGGGTTCTGGTCGACAGCGAGACGATCTCGCTGTCGGTAATGCTGTCCGTGCTGGCCGAGGCCGGCTGCGTGCTGACCGTGCAGGAAGGCTACGCGCATTTCCTTGGCAAATCGCTGGGCAGCGTCGGCGAGTGGCTCAAGCGCGAGCGCGGCGTGACGCTGACCGATGCGCTGCTGGCCGAGATGCGCCACCGCCTGCTGTCGCGGTTCGAAGCCGACCTGCAACCGATCCCCGGCGTGGCCGAAGCAATCACGGCGCTGGACCTGCCCGTCTGCGTCGCCTCCAGCAGCCAGCCCGACCGCATCCGCCTGTCGCTGCGCGTGACCGGCCTGCTGCCGCTGTTTGAACCGCAGATTTTCAGCGCCACCATGGTCGCCAACGGCAAACCCGCGCCGGATCTGTTCCTGCTCGCCGCCCGTACCCTGGGCGTCGATCCTGCCGATTGCGTGGTGATCGAGGACAGCCCTGCCGGCCTGACCGCCGCCCGCGCCGCCGGTATGCGCGCGGTCGGTTTCGTCGGTGGCGCGCATGCGGAACCCGCCAACCTGCGACTTGAGGTTGAAAAACTCGCGCCAGAGTCCATCATCGACACCATGGCCGACCTGCCCGCGGTACTCCGGGGTCTTGGTTGAGGGTGGAGACACAATGACAGTCTATCTGTGCGCCGTGGATGTCGGGACGCTGAGCGCCCGCGCGGGTGTTTTTGACACCGCGGGCCGGATGCTGTCGCGCGCGGTGGCCGAGATCATCGTCCACGATGCGCCGGGCCAGCGGGCCGAGTATGCCTCGGACCAGATCTGGCAGGCGGTCTGCGCGGCGACCCGCGACGCGGTGGCGCAGGCGGGCGTGGAACCGGGGCAGATCCGCGCGCTGGGGTTTGATGCGACCTGTTCGCTGGTGCTGCGCGACCGTCAGGGCGCACCGCTGGCGCTGGGACCGGACGGGCGCGACACGATCGCGTGGTACGACCACCGCGCCCATGATGAAGCGCTGATCTGCACCGCGACCGGCCACCGGCTCATCGACCATCTGGGCGGCGCGATGTCGCCCGAAATGCAGACACCCAAGCTGCTCTGGCTCAAACGTCACCGGCCTGATCTGTGGGCGCAGCTCGGGTCCGCCCGCGATCTGGCCGACCATCTGACCCGCCGCGCAACGGGGTGTCCGGCGGCCTCGGCCTGCTCCTTGGCAACAAAATGGCCGTATCTGCCTGAGCACGACGGCTGGCAGCGCGATTTTCTGGCGCAGATCGGGCTGGAAGACCTGTGCGACCGCGCCGCCCTGCCCGACCCTGCCACACCCGTGGGCCAGTCCGTCGGCGCCTTAAGCCCGCAGGCTGCCGCCGATCTGGGCCTTGCCCCCGGCACCCCGGTCGCGGCCGGGATGATCGACGCCTATGCTGGCGCGCTGGGTACGCTGGGTCTGAAGCCTGACACCGCGCCTGACCAGCGCCTGACCCTGATCGCCGGCACCTCGAACTGCATCATGGCGATCACCACCCGCCCGCTCTTTGCGCGCGGCATCTGGGGGCCGTCGCTGGGGACCGTCCTGCCCGGCCACTGGACCAGCGAAGGCGGGCAGTCGGCGGCGGGGGCGGCGCTGGACTATGTGCTCGACAGCTGGCCCCTGACCGAACTGGAGACGCGGCCCGACCACAGCGCGGTTCTGGCGCGGATCGCGGTCCTGCTTGCCGAGCACGGCCCCGCTCTGGGCCGCGAGATCGACGTTCTGCCTGATTTCAACGGCAACCGCTCGCCCCTGTCAGACCCGACTGCGCGTGCGGTGATCAGCGGGCTGGGACTGGAGCGCAGCTTTGATGCGCTGTGCACGCTTTACTGGCGCACCGCCGTGGCACTGGCGCTCGGCGTGCGTCAGATCATCGAGCACCTGAACGGCCCCGACCCGGCGGGCAATCGCCCCGCCGAAACGCTGGCCATCGCGGGCGGGCTGGCGCGCACGACGATCCTGAAGCAACTTTTCGCTGACGTGACCGGCCTGAAAATCCTGCGGTCCGAGGCCGAGGATACCGTCCTGCTGGGCACCGCCATTGCCGCCAGCGTCGCGGGCGGGGTGCAGCCTGACCTTGCCAGCGCGGCGCGCGCAATGACCGAACTGGCCACCGTGCTCACCCCCGATCCCGCCCGGCGCGCGGCCTTTGACCGCGATTATGCGGTGATGCTGCGCCTGCAAGCGCAGCGGGCCGAGCTGGCCGTGCTCAAGGCACCGCGCTGACCCTTGCCCGCACTGCCCGGCGTGGCTAAATTGCCCCCTTGGACCCCGCAGGAGGCCGCCGAATGCCCAGCCAGCGCAAGACCCGCGGCCCCGGCCGCACCACGCGCGATGACTGGATGCAGGCAGCGCTGGCGCTGCTGATTGCTGAAGGTGTCGAAAGCGTCAAGATTTTGCGGCTGGCCGACCAACTCGACTGCGCCCGCTCCAGTTTTTACTGGTTTTTCAAGGACCGGGGCGCGTTGCTCGAGGCCCTGCTGGAGCATTGGGAAACCACCAATACCAGCGCCCTGATCGCCGCCACCCGCCGCCCCTCGGACACGATCACGCAGGCGCTGGGGCATCTTTATGCGACATGGGAGGCCCCCGGCGGCTTTGATACCCGGCTCGATTTCGCCATCCGGGGCTGGGCCAGCCGCGATCCCGACGTGCGCGCGCGCCTGTCTGCCTGCGACGATGCGCGGATCGCGGCCATGGCAGGTATGTTCGAGCGTCACGGCTTTGCAGCAGCCGAAGCCGATGTGCGGGGCCGGATCGTGTATTTCACCCAGATCGGCTATGCCACGGTCGATCAACAAGAAAGCGCCGAGCTGCGCGCCTCGCGCGGGCGCGATTACGTGACCTGCCTTACCGGGCAGGAACCCCGCGAGGGTGATCTGGCGCTGGCCTACACGGTGCTCGACCAGCTTTCGCGCGCCTAAGCCTGCGCCAGCAGCCACGCCGCAACCCGCGCCGCAGCGCCGCCCCGAGGCAAGGGGCGCAGGCGTGTCAGTCTCAGGCCGCGCGCCACGGGCACTTCTGGCCCGACGGGTGCGACCAGCCTGCCCGCCGCCAGATGCCGGTCGAGCAAGGCTTTATGCCCCATGAGCACGCCCGCGCCCGCGATCGCCTCGTCCACCGCCAGTGCGTAGAGCGAATGCTCGACCCCGCGTGGCACAGGACGTCCGGGCATCGCGGCGGCGGCCCAAAGGCGCCAATCCCCGGCCCAGGCGGAATCGCTCAGACACGGCAGCCCCGCCAGATCGGCAGGGGTGTTGAAACGGCCAGCCAAACCGGGCGCACAGACCGGGATCAAGGCGTCCTGCGCCAACACCTGCCCGCCTGTCTCGGCGAAAAACAGTGCCAGATCATAGGGCGCGCGCTTGGCATCGGGCAGGCGTTCCAGCGCTGTCACGGACACGCGGACCCCCGGCAAAGCCGTCCGCAGCGCGGGCAGGCGCGGCGCAAGCCAAAGCTGCGCGACGGCAGGCAACGCCGCGATGCGCACCGGCGCTGTGCCGGTCCCGGCTGTGATCCCGGACAGGCTGGCAAGCGCGCGCGACAGGGCGGGCAGGACAGCGCCTGCGCGGTCAGTCGCCGTAACGCCGCGGGCGTGGCGGGTGAAAAGCGGGGTGCCCGCCCAGTCCTCGACACGGGCGATCTGCGCGGCAATAGCGCCGGCTGTCACCCCCAGTTGCTCTCCTGCAGCCGCGAAACCGTCGCAGCGAAGCGCGGCCTCAAACGCGCGCAAGGCACCTAACGGCAAGGGCGCGGTCCCCAAAGGGGCCAGCGCCCGCTGCAACCGCGCAAAGCCCTGCGCCACCTCCGCTGCCAGCAACCCCGCCTCGCGTGTTGGCGCAACACCGTGCGGCAGCGGGCTGAAAAGCGTGACCTCCCACGCGGCCTCAAGCGCGCGGACCCTTGCGCGGATCGCCCCCGGCGTCACGCCGAACGCCTGCGCCGCCGTCGCATAGCCACCCAGCCGCACCGCCGCCTCAAAGGCAGCCAGATGCGCCAGCGGCGGCAGACGGGGCGGAGGCGGGGAAACGGGCATGGAAGGCTCAATTTTTCTGGGCCTTACACGACAGCAAAATGCGTTTGCGCACAAGACCCGCCGCGCGCAGTCTGGCGGCAGAACAGGAGTTTGCCATGACCCATCTTGCCCCCCGTCCCTGGGTTCCCGCCCTTGCCGAAACCCGTGTGCAAGCGCTTGCCACCACCACGGCAACCTCGGACAGCGGGACTGTCGATGCGCGGATCGAGGCGTTGATCCAGCGCAACCAGCAGATCCACGAGCGCGATTGCTTCAACCTGAACCCCGCCACCAACGTGATGAACCCGCGCGCTGAAGCGGCGCTGGCGCGGGGGTTGGGCTCGCGCCCGTCGCTGGGCTATCCGGGCGACAAATATGAAATGGGGCTGCAGGCGATCGAGGAAATCGAGGTGATCGCCGCCGAACTGGCCGCCGAGATCTTCAACGCCAGCCATGCCGAAATCCGCGTCGCCTCGGGCGCGCTGGCCAACCTCTATGGCTTCATGGCGCTGGCCAGACCGGGAGACGCGATAATCGCGCCGCCGGGCAGCATCGGCGGGCATGTCACCCATCACGCCGACGGCTGCGCCGGGCTTTATGGGCTGATCACCCACCCCGCCCCGGTCAATGCCGATGGCTATACCGTCGATCTGGACGCCCTGCGCGATCTGGCGCTGCGGGTGCGGCCCAAGATCATCACCATTGGCGGCTCGCTCAACCTGTTCGCGCATCCCGTGGCCGACATCCGCGCGATTGCGGATGAGGTGGGCGCGAAAGTGCTGTTTGATGCGGCGCATCAATGCGGGATCATCGCGGGCGGGGCCTGGGCCAACCCGCTGGATCAGGGGGCGCATCTGATGACGATGAGCACCTATAAATCGCTGGGCGGCCCCGCAGGCGGGTTGATCGTCACCCGCGACGCCACGATTGCCGAGCGGCTGGATGCGATTGCCTTCCCCGGCCTGACCGCCAATTTTGACGCGGGGAAATCGGCGGCGCTGGCGATCTCGCTTCTGGACTGGCGCGATCATGGCCGGGCCTATGCGCAGAGGATGATCGACACGGCGCAGGCCTTCGCAGCGGCGCTGGCCGAGGCCGGGCTGCCGGTCTTCGCCGCCGAGCGGGGCTTCACCACCTCGCACCAGTTCGCGATCGAAGCGGCAGCGTTTGGCGGCGGTCAGGCGGCCTCAAGGACGTTGGAAAAGGCCGGGTTTCTGGCCTGTGGCATCGGTCTGCCGATTGATCCGGTGGCAGGCGACATGAACGGGCTGCGCATCGGCACGCCCGAGCTGGTGCGCTGGGGGGTGACGGTGCAGGACATCCCCGAAATCGCGGCGCTGGTCGCCGAGGCGCTGCGCTCGAACGATCCGGCGGCGCTGGCCCCCCGGACAAAGGCGCTGCGCGCGCGCTTCGACCGGCTGCATTTTATCCGCTGATCACGGGTTGGCGGGCGCTTCCTGCCTGCCACCCAGCAGCCGCAACAAACCGTCACGCGCCTGATCGCGGAGCGCATCTTCCGGCGTCTGGGCCTCGCCCTCGGGCGTGGTGCCGCCGCCCAGACGGTCGGCCAGTTCCTGCTCGACACGCGACCGGGCCTGATCCTGCAGACGCTGGACCTCTTCCTGCGCGCGGGCTTCCAGACGGGCGCGCTCTTCGGCAAGGCGCTGCTCGGCCAGCCCCTCAAGGTCCAGCCGGTAACGCGGTGCCGACCACGGGCCGGTGATCAGCAGCGGCACGCGCAGCGCCTCGCCGGTCTCGGCGTTGCGCATCGCTTCAGGCGTGACGCGGTAGTTCAGCGTCTGGTTGCCCAGATCGACCGTGCCGTTGCCGCCGACGCCCAGAAGCGGGGCTTCCAGCCGCAGGTCACTGTTGGTCAGCACGCCATTGGCCATGGTGAAGCTGGCGCCGATGCTTTCATAGATCGTGGAATTGCCTGCGCCCAGCGCCGACGCGTCAAGGTTACGCAGCATCGCCGCCAGATCAAATCCAAGGATCTCGCCCGCGCCAAAGGCAATCGTGCCCTGCCCTTCAAGCGAGCGCATGATCGCATCCACCGACTGCCCGGACCCGAGGAACCGCAGATCCGCCGACGCGGTGCCGCTCAGCCGCTCGAACCCGACAGCCTGACGCAGCGCCGCCAGCAGGCTCACACCGCGCAACGCCACCGTGCCCCCGACAGACAAGCCGTTGCGGTTGTTGGCGACCAGCTCGCCCGACAGGGTGCCGTCAAAGGCACGGATCTCGTTGATGCCCAGCACCGCGCGGGCGCGGTCGATGGTCAGCGAGCCGCGGGTCGAATCGATCATGCCGAACCCGGTGTTCACCGGCCCCAGCGTCAGGCCGATCTGCGCATTGGCCAAGGCCAGCGCCGAGGCGTCGATGCGCGCAGTCGGCCAGCCGGTCGCCCCGCCGCTGGCCGAACCACCGCTTTCGCCGCCGGTAAAGCCCGTCAGATCCAGCGTATCGGCGCTGATCTGCCCCGCGATATTCGGGCGGTCGCCGTCAAACGTCGTATCCAGCGCCAGCCGCAGCCGGTTCGAGCCGATGCCGAGCACACCTTCGCGCACATGCAGGCTGCCTGCCGGGGCCAGCGTCAGCTGACCGCCCAGCGTCAGCGGACGCGCGGCACCCGGGATCGGCTCGCCGCCCTCGGCCCCCGCCAGTTGCAGCGCTGGTCCCAGACGGCTGATGTCGATGCTCAGACGCCCCTCGGCCGCGACGGGTTCCAACCCCAGACGCCCCTCGAACGACCCCTGCGCGCCATCGGCGGAAATCGAGGCGCTGACCGCGACCACATCGCCCGCCAGCAGCGCCGACACCGAGCCGAGGCGCGCGTTGATCTCGCCCGTCTGCCCGTTGCGGTCCAGCGAAATGCGCAACGTCGCGGCCCCGCCGCTTTCGGGCATGGTCAGGTCGATGCTGACGCCCTGAACGGTCACATCCGTGCCCGCCGCGCGGTCGATATAGCGCAGCGACGCCCCCTCGATCTGCGCGCGGTCCAAGGAGATAGGCGGCAACGCCGAGCGCGTTCCGGTCTCTGTCGTCGCGGCGGACTGGTCGCCGATCCCGGCAAACATCCAGTTACCCACACCCGAGGCATCGCGTTCCAGCACGATCTGCGGTGAGCGCGCCTCGAACCGGCGCACGACCAGATTGCCCTGAATCAGTGCCGACAGGTCAACGCCCAGATCGACCGAGTCCGCCACCAGCATCGGCCCGGCATCCGAGCCCGCGATATTGGCCAGCGTGACACCCTCGACCCGCGCGCCCAAGACCGGCCAGAAGGTCGGCGTGACATCGCCCGAGATGGTCAGGGACCGGCCCGTCGCCGCCTCGAACTGCCGCGCGGCAAGGTTGGCGATGCGCTCGGCGGGCAGCAGGAACAGTGCCGCCACGGCCATCACGACCAGCACAACCACAACCCCCAGAAGCCTGATGATCAAGCGCATTTTCACTCTCCGGGCAAACCTGTACAGGGCCATGATAGCAGCCGCTGGTCGCGGCACAAGCCGCGCTGTCTCACAGGTGCGGGACTTTGCCTGCCCCCTTTCCAGCGGCGCAAAGCCGTCGCATGATGGGGCATGACGCCAACCCATCCCCTGCGCCGCTTTGCCGCCCGCGTGACCGGGCAAGCCATCGTGCTTTTCGCCCGTGCGATCACCGCCGTCCATGCCGACTGGCGGGGCGTCGGTCCGTCTGCCCGCCAGCGGGTCTATTTCGCCAACCATGTGTCCAATGCCGATATGCCGATGATCTGGTCGGTCCTGCCGCATCACATGCGCCTGCAGACCCGCCCGGTCGCGGCGGCGGATTACTGGCTCAAAAGCAAGCTGCGCGCCTTTGCCGGGGGTGACGTGTTCCGCGCCGTGCTCATCGACCGGCGGCCCGATCAGCGTACCGACGACCCGATGGCGGCGATCAATCAGGCGCTGAGCGACGGCGACTCGCTGATCATCTTCCCCGAAGGCCTGCGCAACCAGACGACCGAGCCGCTGCTGCCGTTTAAATCCGGCCTCTACAACATGGCCAAAGCGCATCCCGGCGTGGAACTGGTGCCGACGTGGATCGCCAATCTCAGCTCGGTCATGCCCAAGGGCGAGGTGATCCCCCTGCCCCTGATGTGCAAGGTGATCTTCGGCGAACCGGTCGCACTGGCGGCTGACGAGGAACGGACAGCCTTTCTGAGCCGCGCCGCCGCCGCCCTGCTGGCGCTGAAACCCGAGGAGCGCGCATGAGCCCGATCCTGCGCGATATTTTCCTGCTCGGCCTGTGCGTGGGACTGGTGCTGCTGGCGCTGACCATCATTGGCGAGCGCATGCGCGCCCGCTTCCCCAAACCCGACCCGGCGGTCGAGGTCTTCATGACCCGCATCGACAGCTGGTGGGCGATGGTGGTGCTGTTCACGCTGACCATGCTGGCCGGACGCTGGGCGATGGTCCTGCTGTTCGCCGTCGCCTCGTTTGCCGCGCTGCGCGAGTTCTACACGTACTCGTCGCGCACACGCGCCGATCACCTGTCGCTAGCGCTGGCCTTCTACATCATCCTGCCCGCGCAATTCCTCTTTGTTTTCTTTGACATACAGCGCCTTTTTGCGGTGTTTATCCCGGTCTACATTTTCCTGTTGCTGCCCTTCGTGTCGGTTCTGCGCGGTTCGACCGAAAGGTTCCTCAGCCGGGTTTCCGAAACCCAATGGGGCCTGATGATCGCGGTCTATTGCCTCAGCCATATCCCGGCGCTGATGTGGCTGGAGCTGCCGGGTTACGACGGGCGCGGCATGCTGCTGATCGCCTTTCTGGTGCTGGTGGTGCAGACCGGCGATCTGGTCGATTTCTATATGGGCAGGCGCTCAGGCTGGCGGCGGATCGTGCCGGATCTGTCACCCAAGACCTGGGGCGGCGCGATCTGGGGGATCGTGGCGGCGGCGGTTCTGGGGCTGGCGCTGTTCTGGATCACTCCCTTTGGTCCGTTGGCCGCCGCGGCGATGGCCGCGCTCGCCTCGGCCTCGGGTCAGGTCGGCAATCTGGTATTGCGCGCCATCAAGCGCGACCGGGGCCTGCGCGACTGGTCGCATCTGATCCCCGGTCAGGGCGGGTTTCTGGATCAGCTCGACAGCGTGATCTTTGCCGCGCCCGCGTTCTTCCACCTGACGCGGCTGTGGTGGCTGGCGACCTGACCCGCCTGCCGCCACGTTGCGCTTGCCCTGCGCGCCCGGCCCTGCCAGCCTGAGCGCGCAACACGGAGGAAACCATGTCCGACGACCGCGTCACCATCGCCATCGAGGACGGCATCGCCGAAGTCACCCTGAACCGCCCCGACAAGCTGAACGCCTTCGATACGGCCATGTTCGCGGCGGTCAGTGCAGCGGGCGACCGGCTGATGACCGAGCCGGGCCTGCGCGCGGTGATCCTGACCGGCGCGGGGCGCGGATTCTGCGCCGGGATCGACACCTCGATGCTGATGGAATTCGCGCAGGATCTCGACGCGCTCCGGGCCGAGATCGTCACGCCCCCGGTGGCCGCGCCGCCAACCGCTTTCAGCACCCCTGCACGGTCTGGGCTGATCTGCCCGTGCCCGTGATCGCCGCGCTGCACGGTGTGACCTACGGCGCGGGCATGCAGCTGGCGCTGGGGGCCGATATCCGCATCGCCGCGCCCGACACCCAGTTGAGCATCATGGAAACCCGCTGGGGCCTGATCCCTGACATGGGCCTGACCAAGCTGCTGCCCGGCCTGATGCGCGCCGATCAAGCGCTGGAACTGATCCTGAGCGCCCGCGTCGTCGACGCCACCGAGGCGCAGACGCTGGGTCTGGTCACGCGCCTGTCCGACGACCCGCTCGCCGCCGCCCGCGACACCGCCCGCGCCATCGCCGCGCGCAGCCCCGAGGCCACACGCGGGGCCAAGGCACTGGTCCGCGCCGCATGGCCCGGCAGCGATGAGCAACTGGCGCTGGAAGCGCGCCTGCAAGCGGCGATCATCGGCTCGCCCAACCAGATGGAAGCGGTGATGGCCGGTATGCAAAAACGTGCCGCGACATTTACCTGATCGACACCAAAGCGACGATAGACATCGGATCAGCAGACGCGGGGTGGTCGGTTTAGCAAGATCTGCTAGGCTGGCCCTCCCACTCCCTAATGCCAGAGGACAGGCATGATCTCGTCGTTGATGCGGTATTCGACCTTCATCCTGTGCGCGGTGCTGACCGTTGTGTCGGCGCTGTTGTTGATCTGGTCCTGGTGGTTCGCCATTCCGCTTGCGATTTTCGGGGCGCTGACCGCCATCGGCGTGCAGGACATGATGCAGGTCCACCATGCCATTCTGCGCAACTACCCGGTGCTCGGGCACATGCGCTACCTGTTCGAAATGATCCGCCCCGAAATCCGCCAGTACCTGCTGGAGGACGACGATGCCGAGGTTCCGTTTTCGCGCGAAGACCGCAACATCGTCTACCAGCGCGCCAAGAACGTCGAAGACAAACGCCCCTTCGGCACCAAGGAAAAGGTCTATGGCGCGGGCTATCAGTGGCTCACCCACTCGATCCGGCCCAAGAAGATCACCAACCACGACTTCCGCGTGCATGTCGGCGGGCCGGACTGCAAGCAACCCTATGATTTGTCGCTGTATAACATCTCGGCGATGAGCTTTGGCGCGCTCAGCGCCAACGCGATTCTGGCGCTGAACAAGGGCGCCAAGATCCAGGGCTTCGCCCATGACACCGGCGAAGGCGGCATCAGCCGCTATCACCGTGAGGGCGGCGGCGACCTGATTTACGAGATTGGCACCGGCTATTTCGGCTGCCGCACGGCTGAGGGGCGTTTTGACCCGGAAAAATTCCGTCAGGTCGCGGCGGATCCGCAGGTCAAGATGATCGAAATCAAGATGAGTCAGGGGGCCAAGCCCGGTCAGGGCGGCATCCTGCCCGCCGCCAAGATCACCGCCGAAATCGCCGAGGCGCGCGGCGTGCCGATGGGCGTCGATTGCCACTCGCCCGATGCGCATTCGGCCTTTGAGACCCCGATCGAGATGATGGAGTTCATTGCCCGCCTGCGCGACCTGAGCGGCGGCAAGCCCATCGGCTTCAAGCTGTGCCTTGGCCACCGGCGCGAATTCATGTGCATTGTCAAAGCCATGCTGAAGACCGGCGTCACCCCGGACTTTATCGTGGTGGACGGGAAGGAAGGCGGCACCGGCGCGGCTCCGCTGGAATTCGCCAACCACATGGGCATGCCGCTGGTTGAGGGGCTGACCTTTGTCCACAACGCCCTGCGCGGCGCGGGCCTGCGGGAGAAGGTCAAGATCGGTGCCTCGGCCAAGCTGATCCACGCTTTCGATATCGCCAAGGCGCTGGCGCTGGGGGCCGACTGGGCCAATTCGGCGCGCGGCTTCATGTTCTCGATTGGCTGCATTCAAGCGCAGGCCTGCCACACCAACCACTGCCCCACCGGCGTCGCCACGCAGGACCCGGCCCGCCAGCGCGCGCTGGTGGTCGTCGACAAGGCCGAGCGGGTGGCGAATTTCCACCGCAACACGATGAAGGCGCTGGGGGATATGGCCGGCGCGGCGGGCCTGTCGCACCCCTCGGATTTCCTGCCCTGGCATCTGCTGATGCGCGAAAACGACCGTGACATGGTCACCGGCGAAGACGTTTATCCCTATATGCCCGTTGGCTTTTTGCTGCGCGAGGATGACGAGCGTTTCGGCTATATGAAGCGCTGGCGTCGCGCCAGTGCCGACAGTTTTGAGCCGTTTGACGAAGGCGTCTGAGCCTCAGAACCTCTCGCCCGGCACCACGACCTGTTGCAGCAGCGCGACCAGCCGGTCGCGATCACCCGGTGCCAAAGGCGCAAGAAGCCGCGCGTTGACCGCCTGACCGACCCCCCGCAACGCGGGGGCCAGCGCGCGCGCAGCCTCTGTGGGCACGATTCGGTGCGTCCGGCGCGAGGCTGGATCGGGCTGCCTGATCACCAGTCCCGACGCTTCCAGCCCGTCCAGATGACGGCTGATCTTCCACGCAGGCATGGCAAAAATCGTCCCCAGGTCGGTTTGAGTCAGGCCTTCTGCCTCAAGCGAGGCCATCAGCAAGGCGAATTGTCCCAGCGTCACACCATGCGGTGCCAGATCCGCCTCCATCTCGGCCTCGAACCGGCGAGACAGGCGCTGGATAAGCCAGCCGGGGCTGGCGTGACGGACGGCTTTGGAGGCGTGTTCACTCATCCTGTCCGTCTACGGCAAATCATTTGCATAAGCAATATTTGCAATTGCAAATGATCGTAAGCTGAGGCATCCTGCTCTGACCCCAGCTCTGGAGATCCTCATGCCCGCGCGCTACCACCCCATCCTTGTCACCCTGCATTGGCTGATTGCCCTGTTGCTGCTGATGGCCCTGATCGCCGGCACGCTGGTGCTGGACGATGTCCCGAACTCGGCACCCGGCAAAACTGACGCATTGCGCATCCACGCGATCATGGGCGTG
This window contains:
- a CDS encoding MarR family winged helix-turn-helix transcriptional regulator; translation: MSEHASKAVRHASPGWLIQRLSRRFEAEMEADLAPHGVTLGQFALLMASLEAEGLTQTDLGTIFAMPAWKISRHLDGLEASGLVIRQPDPASRRTHRIVPTEAARALAPALRGVGQAVNARLLAPLAPGDRDRLVALLQQVVVPGERF
- a CDS encoding enoyl-CoA hydratase-related protein, translating into MPVIAALHGVTYGAGMQLALGADIRIAAPDTQLSIMETRWGLIPDMGLTKLLPGLMRADQALELILSARVVDATEAQTLGLVTRLSDDPLAAARDTARAIAARSPEATRGAKALVRAAWPGSDEQLALEARLQAAIIGSPNQMEAVMAGMQKRAATFT
- a CDS encoding phosphatidate cytidylyltransferase; this encodes MSPILRDIFLLGLCVGLVLLALTIIGERMRARFPKPDPAVEVFMTRIDSWWAMVVLFTLTMLAGRWAMVLLFAVASFAALREFYTYSSRTRADHLSLALAFYIILPAQFLFVFFDIQRLFAVFIPVYIFLLLPFVSVLRGSTERFLSRVSETQWGLMIAVYCLSHIPALMWLELPGYDGRGMLLIAFLVLVVQTGDLVDFYMGRRSGWRRIVPDLSPKTWGGAIWGIVAAAVLGLALFWITPFGPLAAAAMAALASASGQVGNLVLRAIKRDRGLRDWSHLIPGQGGFLDQLDSVIFAAPAFFHLTRLWWLAT
- a CDS encoding enoyl-CoA hydratase-related protein, yielding MSDDRVTIAIEDGIAEVTLNRPDKLNAFDTAMFAAVSAAGDRLMTEPGLRAVILTGAGRGFCAGIDTSMLMEFAQDLDALRAEIVTPPVAAPPTAFSTPARSGLICPCP
- a CDS encoding FMN-binding glutamate synthase family protein — its product is MISSLMRYSTFILCAVLTVVSALLLIWSWWFAIPLAIFGALTAIGVQDMMQVHHAILRNYPVLGHMRYLFEMIRPEIRQYLLEDDDAEVPFSREDRNIVYQRAKNVEDKRPFGTKEKVYGAGYQWLTHSIRPKKITNHDFRVHVGGPDCKQPYDLSLYNISAMSFGALSANAILALNKGAKIQGFAHDTGEGGISRYHREGGGDLIYEIGTGYFGCRTAEGRFDPEKFRQVAADPQVKMIEIKMSQGAKPGQGGILPAAKITAEIAEARGVPMGVDCHSPDAHSAFETPIEMMEFIARLRDLSGGKPIGFKLCLGHRREFMCIVKAMLKTGVTPDFIVVDGKEGGTGAAPLEFANHMGMPLVEGLTFVHNALRGAGLREKVKIGASAKLIHAFDIAKALALGADWANSARGFMFSIGCIQAQACHTNHCPTGVATQDPARQRALVVVDKAERVANFHRNTMKALGDMAGAAGLSHPSDFLPWHLLMRENDRDMVTGEDVYPYMPVGFLLREDDERFGYMKRWRRASADSFEPFDEGV